A single region of the Bacteroides luhongzhouii genome encodes:
- the kdsA gene encoding 3-deoxy-8-phosphooctulonate synthase gives MIELKNNPAGNFFLLAGPCVIEGEEMAMRIAERVVKITETLQIPYVFKGSYRKANRSRLDSFTGIGDEKALKILRKVHETFGVPTVTDIHTADEAAMAAEYVDVLQIPAFLCRQTDLLVAAAKTGKTINIKKGQFLSPLAMQFAADKVVEAGNKNVMLTERGTTFGYQDLVVDYRGIPEMQSFGYPVILDVTHSLQQPNQTSGVTGGMPQLIETVAKAGIAVGADGIFIETHENPAVAKSDGANMLKLDLLEGLLTKLVRIREAIK, from the coding sequence ATGATAGAACTTAAGAACAATCCTGCCGGTAATTTCTTTCTACTGGCGGGTCCATGTGTAATAGAAGGTGAAGAGATGGCAATGCGCATTGCCGAACGAGTAGTAAAGATCACCGAAACTCTGCAAATTCCCTATGTATTCAAAGGCTCTTACCGCAAGGCAAACCGCTCACGCCTGGATTCATTTACAGGTATCGGTGACGAGAAAGCACTCAAAATATTAAGAAAGGTACATGAGACTTTCGGAGTGCCCACCGTGACGGATATTCACACCGCAGATGAAGCTGCAATGGCAGCCGAATATGTAGACGTACTTCAAATCCCGGCTTTCCTTTGCCGCCAGACCGATTTGTTGGTTGCAGCGGCAAAAACCGGAAAGACAATCAATATCAAGAAAGGACAGTTCCTTTCTCCGTTGGCGATGCAGTTTGCTGCCGACAAAGTGGTGGAAGCCGGAAACAAGAATGTGATGCTCACCGAACGTGGGACGACTTTCGGCTATCAGGATCTTGTGGTAGACTATCGTGGCATCCCTGAAATGCAATCATTCGGTTATCCGGTTATCCTGGATGTGACCCATTCCTTGCAGCAGCCTAACCAGACCAGTGGAGTAACCGGTGGAATGCCGCAACTGATAGAGACCGTAGCCAAAGCTGGTATTGCCGTGGGAGCTGACGGAATATTCATCGAGACACATGAGAATCCTGCGGTAGCTAAAAGTGACGGTGCCAATATGCTAAAGTTAGACCTTCTGGAAGGGCTGTTAACGAAGTTAGTCAGGATACGGGAAGCCATAAAATAA
- a CDS encoding diacylglycerol/lipid kinase family protein translates to MSVEPKKWGVIYNPKAGTRKVKKRWKEIKEYMDSKGVDYDYVQSEGFGSVERLAKILANNGYRTIVIVGGDGALNDAINGIMLSDAEDKENIALGMIPNGIGNDFAKYWGLGTEYKPAVDCIINHRLKKIDVGYCNFYDGKEHQRRYFLNAVNIGLGARIVKITDQTKRFWGVKFLSYVAALFSLIFERKLYRMHLRINDEHIRGRIMTVCIGSAWGWGQTPSAVPYNGWLDVSVIYRPEFLQIISGLWMLIQGRILNHKVVKSYRTKKVKVLRAQNAAVDLDGRLLPRHFPLEVGVLSEKTTLIIPN, encoded by the coding sequence ATGAGTGTAGAACCAAAAAAATGGGGAGTGATTTACAACCCGAAAGCGGGTACCCGAAAGGTAAAAAAGCGCTGGAAAGAAATTAAGGAATACATGGACAGCAAAGGCGTGGACTATGACTATGTACAATCCGAAGGTTTCGGTTCGGTGGAACGTCTCGCCAAGATTTTAGCCAACAATGGTTATCGCACGATTGTCATTGTGGGCGGTGATGGCGCATTGAATGACGCCATCAATGGCATTATGCTATCCGATGCCGAAGATAAAGAGAACATCGCCCTCGGCATGATTCCGAATGGAATCGGAAACGACTTTGCCAAATATTGGGGACTCGGCACGGAATACAAACCGGCTGTCGATTGTATCATCAACCACCGGCTGAAAAAAATAGATGTAGGTTACTGCAATTTCTATGACGGAAAAGAACATCAACGCCGCTACTTCCTCAATGCTGTTAATATCGGACTGGGGGCACGAATCGTTAAAATCACCGATCAGACCAAACGTTTCTGGGGAGTGAAATTCCTTTCCTACGTTGCCGCTCTGTTTTCTCTTATATTTGAACGGAAACTATACAGAATGCACCTCCGCATTAATGACGAACATATCCGCGGACGCATCATGACGGTATGCATAGGCAGTGCCTGGGGATGGGGACAGACGCCTAGTGCCGTTCCTTATAACGGATGGCTGGATGTCTCCGTTATCTACCGCCCGGAATTCCTGCAAATCATTTCCGGACTATGGATGCTGATTCAAGGAAGAATCCTGAATCATAAGGTAGTGAAAAGCTACCGGACAAAGAAAGTGAAAGTACTACGGGCACAAAATGCAGCTGTGGATTTGGACGGGCGGTTGTTGCCCAGACATTTTCCGCTGGAAGTAGGGGTACTTTCGGAAAAGACAACGCTTATTATTCCAAATTGA
- the miaA gene encoding tRNA (adenosine(37)-N6)-dimethylallyltransferase MiaA — MPDYDLIAILGPTASGKTPFAAALAYELNTEIISADSRQIYRGMDLGTGKDLVDYTVNGRTIPYHLIDIADPGYKYNVFEYQRDFLISYEAIKQKGCLPVVCGGTGMYLESVLKGYKLMPVPENPELRARLANHSLEELTEILGRYKTLHNSTDVDTVKRAIRAIEIEEYYAVHPVPEREFPKLNSLIIGVDIDRELRREKITRRLKQRLDEGMIDEVRRLIEQGIAPDDLIYYGLEYKYLTLYVIGKLTYEEMFNGLEIAIHQFAKRQMTWFRGMERRGFTIHWMNAELPMEEKIAFVKAKLEGN; from the coding sequence ATGCCGGACTATGATTTAATCGCCATACTCGGACCTACAGCCTCGGGTAAAACTCCCTTTGCCGCTGCCTTGGCCTACGAACTCAACACAGAAATTATCAGTGCCGATTCCCGACAGATATATCGTGGAATGGATCTCGGTACAGGGAAAGACTTGGTGGATTATACAGTAAACGGACGTACAATCCCCTATCATTTAATCGATATTGCAGATCCCGGATATAAATATAATGTATTCGAATATCAACGCGATTTCCTGATTTCTTACGAAGCAATCAAACAAAAAGGCTGTCTCCCCGTTGTATGTGGAGGGACAGGTATGTATCTGGAATCCGTACTAAAAGGATATAAGCTGATGCCCGTACCGGAAAATCCTGAATTACGTGCTCGTTTGGCAAATCATTCGCTCGAAGAGTTGACAGAAATATTAGGCCGGTACAAAACATTGCACAATTCCACTGATGTAGATACCGTGAAACGTGCTATCCGTGCGATAGAGATTGAAGAATATTATGCTGTCCATCCGGTTCCCGAACGGGAATTTCCGAAATTGAACAGCCTCATCATCGGAGTGGATATTGACCGGGAACTGCGTCGTGAAAAGATCACCCGACGATTGAAACAACGGTTGGACGAAGGAATGATAGACGAAGTGCGGCGATTGATCGAACAAGGAATTGCGCCGGATGATTTAATCTATTATGGGTTGGAATATAAATACCTGACATTATATGTTATTGGTAAACTAACCTATGAAGAGATGTTCAACGGTCTGGAAATTGCGATCCATCAGTTTGCCAAACGGCAAATGACCTGGTTTCGCGGCATGGAAAGAAGAGGATTTACCATCCATTGGATGAATGCGGAACTGCCGATGGAAGAAAAGATAGCTTTTGTAAAAGCGAAACTGGAAGGGAATTAG